A genomic window from Solanum stenotomum isolate F172 unplaced genomic scaffold, ASM1918654v1 scaffold37307, whole genome shotgun sequence includes:
- the LOC125852576 gene encoding disease resistance protein RUN1-like — protein MHTQFVVGESSSSSNLSYDVFLSFRGEDTRKTFTGHLYTQLCQVGVNTFIDDEELRKGDVISNKLDKAIEQSRVAIVVFSENYASSSWCLDELVKILDCRAKLNQIVLPIFYDVDPSQVRKQTGSFGEALAKHKERLFGAERMEKWKAALTEASNLSGWDLRNMADGHESKFIGSIIKQVLQEVNQTPLDVAHYPIGLDSPIEHIELLLQSGCEHEVRMVGICGVGGIGKTTLAKAIYNRIFQQFDGSCFLSDIRSKAEELGLVKLQEKVLCQILKTKDFEVDSVAEGVNLIKARLGSKKVLIVLDDMDHRSQLESLTRERSWFGFGSVIIITTRDEQLLHGLTTNEIYRAKLLNENEAQQLFYCHAFNSLSPPQEYVELAQDIIKYSYGLPLALVTLGSHLQGRSVKEWRDEFNKLKAIPHCDVQKILQISFDGLDDNTQSVFLDIACAFQGYFEDEVTDALNACGFYSESAISTLVQRNLLQRNCYMLVMHDLVRDMGREIVRMESPRDCGERSRLFNPQEVLDVLQGNKGSKNVEVLVINQQALTGVKLSTKAFQKMIKLRVLKIDDLHVSGDFELLSKELRWLSWKKCPLKCMPSNFPAEKLVVLNMEGSNIQEFGLNLQYCRSLKKLDLSDCKHLKSTPNFKGSRSLEYLMFKGCSSLKNIHPSIGNLERLIDLQFGYCKEITDLPSSICQLKSLKYLDICLCSSLQTLPVDIGDMQSLTYLLAWGTGIRQLPGSVEMLRNLIILKVGGGILEAKRSFSRRRVRRIESLSSFILMLSLPYCGFTEADIPRDIGRLSNLRDLDLSGNNFLYLPFDFSKLPLLVALNLSDCKNLQTLPSISNLEKLTIVKLRNCQKLVKITGLDNLPSIRKMDMINCTCLQNRFIEGFFSAPALSISSRNYPQYQLPPLQIILESNEIPDWFSNKVTALSICLTMPTLHNKEYKFLGMVLWFVRRLCDVHEHDHFVVNVTHIKHSDQLLNLDFDKPDSGEVSCVYYLSYSNVFKGLEIKGGEYIIVGDRTGVAVVKKIGVHLLYLDQHGNVTSFPAKNVVEEKKTKRKRKMMVGGSRGQLLVFPISRKTSARHKRAKF, from the exons ATGCATACACAGTTTGTTGTAGGagaatcatcttcttcttccaacTTGTCTTATGATGTATTTCTCAGTTTCAGAGGCGAAGATACTCGCAAAACCTTCACCGGTCATCTTTACACCCAATTGTGTCAAGTCGGAGTTAATACCTTCATAGATGATGAGGAATTAAGAAAGGGAGACGTCATTTCAAACAAACTTGACAAAGCAATTGAACAATCTAGGGTTGCCATTGTTGTTTTCTCAGAAAATTATGCTTCGTCTAGTTGGTGTCTTGATGAACTCGTCAAAATTCTCGATTGCAGAGCGAAGTTAAATCAGATAGTTTTGCCTATTTTCTATGATGTTGATCCTTCTCAAGTGCGAAAGCAAACTGGGTCCTTTGGCGAAGCTTTGGCAAAACACAAGGAACGATTGTTTGGAGCTGAAAGGATGGAAAAGTGGAAAGCAGCACTCACTGAAGCTTCGAATTTATCTGGATGGGATCTGCGAAACATGGCTGATGG GCATGAATCAAAATTTATCGGAAGTATTATAAAACAAGTTTTGCAAGAGGTCAACCAGACACCTCTAGATGTTGCTCATTACCCAATTGGATTAGATTCTCCTATCGAGCATATAGAGTTGTTACTGCAAAGTGGATGTGAGCATGAAGTTCGCATGGTTGGTATATGTGGCGTTGGTGGAATTGGAAAAACAACTCTAGCAAAAGCTATCTACAATCGAATATTTCAACAATTTGATGGGAGTTGCTTCCTTTCGGACATTAGATCAAAAGCTGAAGAATTGGGTCTAGTCAAGCTACAAGAAAAAGTACTTTGTCAAATTCTCAAAACTAAGGATTTCGAAGTTGATAGTGTTGCTGAAGGTGTCAATCTAATCAAAGCAAGACTTGGGTCAAAGAAGGTTCTAATTGTTCTTGATGACATGGATCATAGAAGCCAATTAGAATCCTTAACAAGAGAAAGAAGTTGGTTTGGCTTTGGTAGTGTAATAATTATTACAACCCGAGACGAGCAATTGCTACATGGGCTTACAACAAATGAGATATACCGGGccaaacttttaaatgaaaatgaaGCTCAACAACTTTTTTATTGCCATGCTTTTAACAGTCTTTCTCCACCACAAGAATATGTTGAGCTCGCACAAgacataataaaatattcatatggGCTACCATTAGCTCTTGTGACATTGGGGTCACATCTGCAAGGGAGATCCGTTAAAGAATGGAGAGACGAGTTCAATAAACTAAAAGCAATTCCTCATTGTGATGTTCAAAAGATTCTCCAGATAAGCTTTGATGGACTTGATGATAATACTCAGAGTGTTTTCCTTGATATCGCATGCGCCTTCCAAGGTTATTTTGAGGATGAAGTTACTGATGCATTAAATGCGTGTGGTTTTTATTCTGAAAGTGCTATTTCAACCTTAGTCCAAAGGAATTTGCTCCAAAGGAATTGTTATATGTTAGTGATGCATGATCTAGTGCGGGATATGGGAAGAGAAATCGTTCGCATGGAATCACCTCGAGACTGTGGAGAACGGAGTAGATTGTTCAACCCTCAAGAAGTCCTTGATGTCCTACAAGGAAATAAA GGTTCCAAAAATGTAGAAGTATTGGTGATAAATCAACAGGCATTAACGGGTGTGAAGCTGAGCACAAAAGCATTTCAGAAAATGATAAAACTTAGGGTACTTAAAATTGATGACTTACATGTTAGTGGAGATTTTGAGCTATTGTCCAAGGAGCTCAGATGGTTGTCTTGGAAAAAATGTCCTTTAAAATGTATGCCATCAAATTTTCCAGCTGAAAAACTTGTAGTTCTGAATATGGAAGGGAGCAATATCCAAGAATTTGGTTTGAATTTGCAG TATTGTAGAAGTTTGAAGAAGCTAGATCTCTCTGATTGCAAGCACCTCAAAAGTACTCCAAACTTCAAGGGTTCACGAAGTCTCGAGTATTTGATGTTTAAAGGTTGCTCAAGTCTTAAGAATATCCATCCATCAATAGGGAATTTGGAAAGACTAATTGATCTTCAATTCGGTTATTGCAAAGAGATTACGGATCTTCCGAGCAGCATATGCCAGCTAAAATCCCTTAAATACTTGGACATTTGTTTGTGCTCATCTTTACAAACACTGCCAGTTGACATTGGAGATATGCAAAGCCTAACTTATCTTTTAGCATGGGGTACGGGTATAAGACAGTTGCCTGGATCTGTTGAAATGCTAAGAAAtcttataatattaaaagtgggagGTGGAATTTTAGAGGCCAAAAGGAGTTTTTCTCGAAGAAGAGTCCGCCGCATAGAATCCTTATCTAGTTTTATTTTGATGTTAAGTCTTCCATACTGTGGTTTCACTGAGGCTGATATTCCTAGGGATATTGGGAGATTATCCAACTTACGTGATTTAGATTTGAGTGGCAACAATTTCCTCTATCTACCCTTTGATTTTTCCAAGTTACCATTGTTGGTGGCCTTGAATTTGAGTGATTGTAAGAATCTTCAAACACTCCCgtcaatatcaaatttagagAAGCTTACAATTGTTAAACTTAGGAATTGCCAAAAACTGGTCAAGATTACAGGGTTGGACAACCTCCCTTCAATAAGGAAGATGGACATGATTAATTGTACTTGTCTGCAGAATCGATTCATAGAAGGCTTCTTTAGTGCCCCTGCTCTATCAATTTCATCTAGAAACTATCCACAATATCAGTTG CCGCCATTACAAATTATTCTCGAAAGCAATGAGATTCCAGATTGGTTCAGCAATAAAGTAACAGCTCTATCTATTTGTTTGACTATGCCCACACTACATAATAAGGAGTATAAGTTCTTAGGAATGGTTCTCTGGTTTGTTCGCCGCCTTTGCGATGTACATGAGCATGACCACTTTGTTGTTAATGTTACCCATATAAAGCATTCAGATCAGCTGCTTAATTTGGATTTTGATAAACCTGACAGTGGAGAAGTATCATGTGTATATTACTTGTCTTACTCAAATGTGTTTAAAGGCCTGGAGATCAAAGGCGGGGAATATATAATAGTAGGGGATCGCACTGGCGTTGCCGTAGTAAAGAAGATAGGAGTACATCTGTTATATTTAGACCAACATGGCAATGTTACTTCTTTCCCGGCAAAAAATGTAGTAGaagaaaagaagacaaaaagaaaaagaaaaatgatggttGGTGGCAGTCGTGGACAACTATTGGTGTTCCCCATTTCCAGAAAAACTTCAGCAAGGCATAAAAGAGCAAAGTTCTGA
- the LOC125852577 gene encoding disease resistance protein RUN1-like produces MADGHESKFIGSIIKQVLQEVNQKPLDVAHYPIGLDSSIQHIELLLQSECEHEVRMVGICGVGGIGKTTLAKAIYNRIFRQFGGCCFLSDIRSKGKEQGLVKLQEKLLCQILKTKEFEVDGVAEGVNLIKARLGSKKVLIVLDDVDHRSQLESLTRERSWFGSGSVIIITTRDKHLLYGLTTSEIHQAKLLNENEDQQLFCCHAFNSLSPSQEYVELAKDIIKYSGGIPLALVTLGSHLQGRSVEEWRYEFIKLRAIPHGDIQKILQISFDGLDDNPKSVFLDIACAFHVCYEDEVTKALNACGFYSESAISTLVERNLLQRNWPYLVMHDLVRDMGREIVRRESRETELSPEELNSFVLNSSLASKLSLVGSENVEVLVLERHALKGVKLSTKAFQKMIKLRVLKIDDLHISGDFELLSKELRWLSWKGCPLKCIPSNFPAEKLVILNMKGSNIEEFGLNLQYCRSLKKLNLSDCKRLRSTPNFRGSQSLETLWLENCSSLKEIHPSIGNLDRLTDLQLNGCKKISDLPSSICQLKSLEYLSINDCLSLQTLPADIGDMQSLRSLFAQDTGIKRLPGSVEMLRNLHELLVGGRNLEAKRSFSRRRVCRIESLPNFISWLRLPYFGFSEDDIPRDIGRLSNLHLLDLSGNSFPYLPFDFSKLPLLIYLCLNDCKNLQTLPSLSNLEYLEILELRNCQKLVKITGLDYLPSIGKMDLINCTSLQNPLNEGFFSAPALSFPSRKHELYEQQLQIYLECNEIPDWCNNKVTTPYICLTMPTVHDNNKFLGMVIWFVCRLCDVHELKHFVVTVAHIKRPDLPWIWFDRSDGHREVSCVYCFSYSNDRPFYGMKIIGGEQITVEDETGGGIVKKIGIHLLYSDQHGNVTSFPAVVDHSYTPSYPQRL; encoded by the exons ATGGCTGATGG GCATGAATCAAAATTTATTGGAAGTATTATAAAACAAGTTTTGCAAGAGGTCAACCAGAAACCTCTAGATGTTGCTCATTACCCAATTGGATTAGATTCTTCTATCCAACATATAGAGTTGTTACTGCAAAGTGAATGTGAGCATGAAGTTCGCATGGTTGGTATATGTGGCGTTGGTGGAATTGGAAAAACAACTCTGGCGAAAGCTATCTACAATCGAATATTTCGACAATTTGGTGGTTGTTGCTTCCTTTCAGACATTAGATCAAAAGGTAAAGAACAGGGTCTAGTCAAGCTACAAGAGAAACTACTTTGTCAAATTCTCAAAACTAAGGAATTCGAAGTTGATGGTGTTGCTGAAGGTGTCAATCTAATCAAAGCAAGACTTGGATCAAAGAAGGTTCTAATTGTTCTTGATGACGTGGATCATAGAAGCCAATTAGAATCCTTGACAAGAGAAAGAAGTTGGTTTGGCTCTGGCAGTGTAATAATTATTACAACCCGAGACAAGCATTTGTTGTATGGGCTTACAACAAGTGAGATACACCAGGccaaacttttaaatgaaaatgaagatcAACAACTTTTTTGTTGTCATGCTTTTAACAGTCTTTCTCCATCACAAGAATATGTTGAGCTGGCAAAAgacataataaaatattcagGTGGGATACCATTAGCTCTTGTGACATTGGGGTCACATTTGCAAGGGAGATCCGTAGAAGAATGGAGATACGAGTTCATAAAACTAAGAGCAATTCCTCATGGTGATATTCAAAAGATTCTCCAGATAAGCTTTGATGGACTTGATGACAATCCTAAGAGTGTTTTCCTTGATATCGCATGCGCCTTTCATGTGTGTTATGAGGATGAAGTTACCAAAGCATTAAATGCGTGTGGTTTTTATTCTGAAAGTGCAATTTCAACCTTAGTCGAAAGGAACTTGCTCCAAAGGAATTGGCCTTATTTGGTGATGCATGATCTTGTGCGGGATATGGGAAGAGAAATCGTTCGCAGGGAATCACGGGAAACGGA GTTGTCACCAGAAGAACTCAATTCATTTGTGCTTAATTCTTCTCTGGCTAGTAAATTATCTCTAGTT GGTTCCGAAAATGTAGAAGTATTGGTGTTAGAACGACATGCATTAAAGGGTGTGAAGCTGAGCACAAAAGCATTTCAGAAAATGATAAAACTTAGGGTGCTTAAAATCGACGACTTACATATTAGTGGAGATTTTGAGTTATTGTCCAAGGAGCTCAGATGGTTGTCTTGGAAAGGATGTCCTTTAAAATGTATACCATCAAATTTTCCAGCTGAGAAACTTGTAATCCTGAATATGAAAGGGAGCAATATCGAAGAATTTGGTTTGAATTTGCAG TATTGTAGAAGTTTGAAGAAGCTGAATCTTTCTGATTGCAAGCGCCTCAGAAGTACTCCAAACTTCAGGGGTTCACAAAGTCTCGAGACTTTGTGGCTTGAGAATTGCTCAAGTCTGAAGGAGATCCATCCATCAATAGGAAATTTGGACAGACTAACTGATCTTCAATTGAATGGTTGCAAAAAGATATCAGATCTACCAAGCAGCATATGCCAGCTAAAGTCCCTTGAATACTTGAGCATTAATGACTGCTTATCTTTACAAACACTGCCAGCTGACATTGGAGATATGCAAAGCCTAAGAAGTCTCTTTGCACAAGATACGGGTATAAAACGATTGCCCGGATCTGTTGAAATGCTAAGAAATCTTCATGAATTGCTAGTGGGAGGTCGAAATTTAGAGGCCAAAAGGAGTTTTTCTCGAAGAAGAGTCTGCCGCATAGAATCCTTGCCAAATTTTATTTCTTGGTTACGCCTTCCATATTTTGGTTTTTCGGAGGATGATATTCCTAGGGACATTGGGAGATTATCCAACTTACATCTTTTAGATTTGAGTGGCAACAGTTTCCCCTATCTACCCTTTGATTTTTCTAAGTTACCATTGTTGATTTATTTGTGTTTGAATGATTGTAAGAATCTTCAAACACTCCCATCACTATCAAATTTAGAGTACCTTGAAATTCTTGAACTTAGGAATTGCCAAAAATTGGTCAAGATTACAGGGTTGGACTACCTCCCTTCAATAGGGAAGATGGACTTGATTAATTGTACTTCTTTGCAGAATCCATTGAATGAAGGCTTCTTTAGTGCCCCTGCTCTATCATTTCCATCTAGAAAACATGAACTGTATGAG CAGCAGTTACAAATTTATCTCGAATGCAATGAGATTCCAGATTGGTGCAACAATAAAGTAACAACTCCATATATTTGTTTGACTATGCCCACAGTACATGATAATAACAAGTTCTTAGGAATGGTTATCTGGTTTGTTTGCCGCCTTTGCGATGTACATGAGCTTAAACACTTCGTTGTTACTGTTGCCCATATAAAGCGTCCAGATTTACCGTGGATTTGGTTTGATAGATCTGACGGTCACAGAGAAGTATCATGTGTATATTGCTTCTCTTACTCAAATGATAGGCCTTTTTATGGCATGAAGATCATAGGCGGGGAACAGATAACAGTAGAGGATGAAACTGGCGGAGGCATAGTAAAGAAGATAGGAATACATCTGTTATATTCAGACCAACATGGTAATGTTACTTCTTTCCCGGCAGTTGTGGATCATTCTTATACCCCCTCCTACCCACAAAGACtataa
- the LOC125852584 gene encoding uncharacterized protein LOC125852584, producing the protein MNNCTCLQNPFNEGFFSAHALSISSRKYAVFELRLHIYLQSNEIPDWCSNQVTAPSICFTIPSVYKKKSLGMILWFVCDSQILSQFGHFLVAVSNKKPVVFYWTRYITTPESHGEVSCVYYISCLTSHYSGLMIKGGEKITVEEGDDKGRVKKIGVQLLYLDKHGNVTSSPPILEENLLHSQIMNRESLSGKELKKSVKQRISAQSLKNIITRFKS; encoded by the exons ATGAATAATTGTACTTGTCTGCAGAATCCATTCAATGAAGGCTTCTTTAGTGCCCATGCTCTATCAATTTCATCTAGAAAATATGCAGTGTTTGAG CTGCGGTTACACATTTATCTCCAAAGCAATGAGATTCCAGATTGGTGCAGCAATCAAGTAACAGCTCCATCTATCTGTTTCACTATTCCCTCCGTATATAAGAAAAAGTCGTTAGGAATGATTCTCTGGTTTGTTTGCGATTCTCAGATTTTATCCCAGTTTGGACACTTCCTTGTTGCCGTATCCAATAAAAAGCCTGTAGTTTTTTACTGGACTAGGTATATTACTACACCCGAATCACACGGAGAAGTATCATGTGTATATTACATATCTTGCTTAACTAGTCATTATTCTGGCCTGATGATCAAAGGCGGGGAAAAGATAACAGTCGAGGAGGGGGATGACAAAGGTAGGGTAAAGAAGATAGGGGTACAACTGTTATACTTAGACAAACATGGTAATGTTACTTCTTCACCACCAATCCTTGAAGAAAATCTTTTGCATTCTCAGATAATGAACAGAGAGAGTCTCAGTGGAAAAGAACTCAAAAAGAGTGTTAAACAGAGGATATCAGCTCAATCCTTGAAGAACATCATCACTCGCTTCAAATCTTAG